A genomic segment from Nicotiana sylvestris chromosome 1, ASM39365v2, whole genome shotgun sequence encodes:
- the LOC138869308 gene encoding uncharacterized protein — protein MIPDDEVPVAAHDSVEQLFNCGFGGENLGPISDEAPLASFSTPVLVIPPLSVVAVTVPPQDIMTASTVPPSTTPTSTAPYIEVGSSSRSGAMRRIIIEVPAEDNLLRKSVHASLKVRALTSELAVEKASSNQARKEKARLETSFSEQLSKASEEIRELRALLSEKEAYAGELVQSLTQTQEDLRVSSDKVFSLENSHASLQSSYESALAKNEKLRNEIVDWERDYEILEDKTVIEENFKLESELAKIKETIEKTQQNQDFSSPVAEASKNVEDNTGIPTPSSQVEPTAAEDPASVPSSSQ, from the exons ATGATCCCTGATGATGAAGTTCCCGTAGCTGCTCATGATTCAGTTGAGCAACTTTTTAACTGCGGGTTTGGTGGTGAAAATTTAGGTCCGATTTCTGATGAAGCACCTCTTGCTTCTTTTTCTACTCCCGTTCTTGTGATTCCTCCTTTGTCGGTCGTGGCTGTTACCGTTCCTCCCCAGGATATTATGACTGCTTCCACAGTTCCTCCCTCGACTACTCCTACTTCAACTGCTCCTTACATAGAAGTTGGTTCTTCAAGTAGGAGTGGTGCTATGAGGCGAATTATCATCGAAGTCCCCGCTGAAGATAACCTTTTAAGGAAATCAG TGCatgcttctttaaag GTACGGGCTTTGACTTCAGAGTTGGCAGTAGAAAAAGCTTCTTCAAATCAAGCAAGAAAGGAAAAGGCTCGTCTAGAAACCTCTTTTTCCGAGCAACTGTCCAAGGCAAGTGAAGAAATTAGAGAGTTAAGAGCTCTCTTGAGTGAAAAAGAAGCATATGCTGGTGAACTCGTGCAGAGTTTGACTCAAACTCAAGAAGACCTCCGGGTATCTTCTGATAAGGTTTTCTCTTTAGAGAATTCCCACGCTTCTCTTCAAAGTTCTTATGAATCTGCCTTGGCTAAAAATGAAAAGTTAAGAAATGAAATTGTTGACTGGGAAAGAGATTACGAGATCCTTGAAGATAAAACTGTCATTGAA GAGAATTTTAAATTGGAATCTGAGTTAGCCAAGATCAAAGAGACTATTGAGAAGACTCAGCAGAACCAAGATTTTTCTTCTCCCGTGGCTGAAgcttctaaaaatgttgaagATAATACGGGTATCCCCACTCCTTCAAGTCAAGTTGAGCCTACTGCTGCTGAGGACCCTGCTTCAGTCCCTTCATCTTCTCAGTGA